In Candidatus Methanoperedens sp., a single window of DNA contains:
- a CDS encoding biotin--[acetyl-CoA-carboxylase] ligase codes for MNIKDRILEKLITSKGEPVSGERLADELSVSRSAIWKHIQALRDEGYTIDSSTNLGYSLTSTPDLLTPGEIKAGLKTGVIGKEIQYFKETESTNIIAREIAGSVEEGTVVIAESQTGGRGRLGRKWISPEGGIWLSIVLKPRIQPLYAPRITLLAGVSVAKTIRSLGLAAKIKWPNDVLINGKKVCGILTEIEAEMDMIDYCVVGIGIDANVDTESFPEEFRESSTSLKKELGYGINRVEFVQKLLSEFESLYLKFQKEDFPSILEEWRNMSATIGEWVKITTQARTVYGEVIGVDNEGALILETSDGKLEKIVAGNCEHLRRP; via the coding sequence ATGAATATAAAAGACAGGATACTTGAAAAACTCATCACCAGTAAGGGAGAACCTGTTTCGGGGGAGCGGCTCGCAGATGAGCTTTCAGTTTCAAGGTCGGCTATCTGGAAGCATATTCAGGCATTGAGGGATGAAGGATATACGATTGATTCTTCCACGAACCTTGGCTATTCTCTTACCAGCACGCCTGACCTGTTAACGCCGGGTGAGATCAAAGCCGGACTAAAAACAGGTGTAATAGGAAAGGAGATTCAATATTTTAAGGAGACAGAAAGCACCAACATCATAGCCCGGGAGATTGCAGGCTCGGTCGAAGAAGGGACTGTGGTAATAGCAGAGTCCCAGACCGGCGGGCGGGGGCGGCTTGGGCGGAAATGGATTTCGCCTGAAGGGGGAATCTGGCTTTCCATAGTCCTGAAACCCAGGATACAGCCTTTGTATGCACCGAGGATAACGCTTCTTGCAGGCGTATCTGTGGCAAAAACAATACGCAGCCTTGGACTTGCGGCAAAGATAAAATGGCCCAACGATGTTTTGATAAACGGAAAGAAGGTATGCGGCATCCTCACCGAGATCGAGGCGGAAATGGACATGATAGATTACTGCGTGGTAGGCATAGGCATAGATGCAAACGTGGACACGGAATCCTTCCCTGAAGAATTCCGGGAGAGTTCCACGTCCCTGAAAAAGGAATTGGGGTACGGGATAAATCGCGTTGAGTTCGTGCAGAAGTTACTTTCGGAGTTCGAGTCTCTTTATTTGAAATTCCAGAAAGAGGATTTTCCATCCATACTTGAGGAATGGAGAAATATGTCGGCAACTATCGGAGAATGGGTAAAGATTACAACCCAGGCAAGGACTGTATATGGCGAAGTTATCGGGGTGGATAATGAAGGGGCTTTAATTCTTGAAACAAGCGATGGAAAACTTGAGAAAATTGTGGCAGGGAACTGCGAGCATCTGCGAAGACCATGA
- a CDS encoding acetyl-CoA carboxylase biotin carboxylase subunit: MFKKVLIANRGEIAIRVMRACRELEVKTVAVYSEVDKNALFAKYADEAYYIGPAPASSSYLNMDNILDVAHRTGAQAIHPGYGFLAENPEFAARCEKEGIKFIGPSSRVIESAGSKIAAKKTMSASGIPVIPGSENGITDLDDALDVAESMGYPVIIKASAGGGGIGMKVVWKKEELGETLESTRRVAKSAFGDATVFIEKYLEEPRHIEFQILADSSGNIIHVGDRECSIQRRHQKLIEESPSPIMTPELRERMGTDAVRAAAAVNYTNAGTIEFLYSKGNYYFLEMNTRLQVEHPITEVVTGVDLAKEQLRIAAGQELTYKQEDIRQTGWAIECRLNAEDPLNNFTPSPGKLKRYRSSGGPGVRVDSGVHTGFTITPFYDSLISKLTVWGRNRDEAIARMKRALYEYIIVGVTTNIPFHKAVMNNEYFQRGELTTHFIEDHNIIAEVEKIVEAEKEKGATLASALGVEDKKVAAITAAVGTYIQSAKGEGR, translated from the coding sequence ATGTTCAAGAAAGTATTGATTGCCAACCGGGGAGAAATCGCAATCCGCGTGATGCGTGCATGCAGGGAGCTTGAGGTAAAGACGGTTGCAGTTTATAGTGAAGTGGATAAGAACGCACTTTTTGCAAAGTATGCGGATGAAGCCTATTATATAGGTCCTGCTCCGGCAAGCTCAAGCTACCTGAACATGGATAATATTCTTGATGTGGCGCACAGAACAGGAGCGCAAGCGATTCATCCGGGCTATGGTTTTCTTGCGGAGAACCCGGAGTTTGCAGCAAGATGCGAGAAAGAAGGAATAAAATTCATAGGTCCGAGCAGCAGGGTTATAGAAAGCGCGGGCAGCAAGATTGCAGCCAAGAAGACAATGTCGGCTTCAGGCATTCCTGTGATACCTGGCAGCGAGAACGGTATAACCGATCTTGATGATGCTCTGGATGTTGCAGAAAGCATGGGTTATCCTGTGATTATAAAAGCTTCGGCAGGCGGCGGTGGTATCGGGATGAAAGTGGTATGGAAAAAAGAGGAACTCGGAGAGACCCTGGAATCCACGCGAAGGGTGGCAAAATCAGCCTTCGGAGATGCCACAGTGTTCATAGAAAAATATCTTGAAGAGCCGCGCCATATAGAGTTCCAGATTTTAGCGGATTCCTCTGGCAACATCATACATGTGGGCGACCGCGAGTGTTCCATACAGCGAAGACACCAGAAGCTGATCGAAGAATCGCCGTCTCCCATAATGACGCCTGAATTGAGAGAGAGGATGGGTACCGATGCAGTCAGGGCGGCAGCTGCGGTCAATTATACCAATGCAGGCACGATTGAGTTCCTGTATTCGAAAGGCAATTACTACTTCCTTGAGATGAACACCCGCTTGCAGGTAGAACACCCCATAACCGAAGTGGTAACAGGAGTGGACCTTGCAAAGGAGCAGCTAAGGATTGCAGCGGGTCAGGAATTAACCTATAAGCAGGAAGATATTCGCCAGACAGGCTGGGCGATCGAATGCCGCCTGAACGCTGAAGACCCTCTCAATAACTTTACACCTTCGCCTGGAAAATTGAAAAGATACCGCTCATCCGGCGGACCCGGGGTGAGAGTGGACAGCGGCGTTCACACCGGATTTACCATAACGCCGTTCTACGATTCTCTCATCTCCAAGCTCACGGTGTGGGGAAGGAATAGAGACGAAGCCATAGCACGGATGAAACGGGCATTGTACGAATATATCATCGTGGGCGTAACCACGAACATACCTTTCCACAAGGCTGTGATGAACAACGAATACTTCCAGCGAGGCGAGTTGACAACGCATTTCATAGAGGACCATAATATCATAGCAGAGGTTGAGAAAATCGTGGAAGCCGAAAAGGAGAAAGGAGCTACGCTCGCGTCGGCTCTTGGCGTGGAGGATAAGAAAGTGGCGGCAATAACTGCTGCGGTCGGGACATATATACAGAGCGCGAAGGGGGAAGGCAGGTGA
- a CDS encoding PIN domain-containing protein — protein sequence MRIFLDTSGLIALSDEKDKNHIKAEVYLKEQVQTSGRFVIGKNILAEYIDGVTKRISKKKAIEELDNILNSKLLVVEPVSEADWEKAIRYFRKYKDQQIDLTDCLSFAIMERLDLKTAFTFDDDFKIHGFAVLS from the coding sequence ATGAGGATTTTTCTCGACACAAGCGGTCTTATTGCACTGAGCGACGAAAAGGATAAGAATCACATTAAAGCAGAGGTCTATCTCAAGGAACAGGTGCAGACAAGCGGAAGGTTTGTTATTGGTAAAAATATTTTAGCTGAATACATTGATGGAGTCACAAAAAGAATCAGCAAGAAAAAGGCTATTGAAGAGCTTGATAATATTTTAAACAGTAAATTGCTGGTAGTTGAACCTGTTTCTGAGGCAGACTGGGAAAAAGCAATCAGGTATTTTAGAAAATATAAGGATCAGCAGATTGATTTAACGGATTGTTTGAGTTTTGCAATAATGGAGAGGCTTGACCTGAAGACTGCTTTTACTTTTGATGATGATTTCAAAATTCACGGGTTCGCTGTGCTTAGTTGA